The nucleotide window CGGCCTGCAACTGCACCGGAGGCGCATCCTTTTCCAAATATCCCTCCACCCCGCTCTCACGCACGCGGGTGAGCGCCAGCGGATCCACCAGCGAGGACAACACCAGCGCCCGCGCCTGCGGACGGAGCTGCCGCGCCGCACGCACGAATTCCAATCCATCCATGCCGGGAAGTTGCAGGTCCACCACCAGCAGGTCCGGCTGCTTCTCCGTCACCAGCACCAGCGCGTCCTCCGCGGATGGAGCCGCGCCCACCAGTTCATACCCGGACAAACCCGACAGCCATTCCACCAGGAACGCACGGAACATCCCCTGGTCCTCCACCACCAGCACCTTCACCCGCGCCTTCATGCGGGCACCTCCGCCTCCACACGCGGCAGCGTGAAATGAAACTCCGTGCCACCGCCCTCCACTGCTCTCGTTTCCAGGCGCGTCTCCAGCGCCGCCGCGATCTCCACGCACAACCGCAGCCCCAGACCGCTGCCATTCACCGGGATCACGCCGCCTTTCAATCCCGGCCCGTCGTCCCGCACCGCGAAACGCGCGCCCTTTCCATCCTCCGCCACCGATACCACCACCCGCCGCCGCGCGAACTTCAGCGCGTTCGAAAGCAGGTTCCGCAGCAGCGTCTGCGCAAGTACGAGATCTGTCGTAATTCCCAGCTCCCCCGGCA belongs to Luteolibacter ambystomatis and includes:
- a CDS encoding response regulator, with product MKARVKVLVVEDQGMFRAFLVEWLSGLSGYELVGAAPSAEDALVLVTEKQPDLLVVDLQLPGMDGLEFVRAARQLRPQARALVLSSLVDPLALTRVRESGVEGYLEKDAPPVQLQAALDAVAAGRRSHSTRYQEVMSREGGRPLAIGKILSRREQQVLSQVLEGRTSREIAERIGLSARTVEFHRANIMGKLGAANVTELVVNARLHGFTGMTGNP